Genomic DNA from Paenibacillus sp. MBLB1832:
CCGCAAATTCGCGTCTGGCTTTAACGTCACTTCAATATTGACATCATTCGATGACAGCTTCATCGTTGAATGCGTAACACCAGGTGCTTCACTAATGATCTGTGATAACGGATTTTCCATGGCAAAACTCGTATAAGCAAACCAGCCGCCAAAAAGCACGCCAGCTGAAATAATCACGCTCAAAATAACAGGAAAAAGGCGCAGCTTCATCTTCATGGATTCGCGTCCACCTCTCATCGTTCATATTTGATTTCGCTCAAAAAGCTATACGAAGAGTATATCACTTTCATATACACCTATGCCTTATGTAAAGAGTGGAAACAAAAAAACTCAGCCTTCTTAATGAAGGCTAAGTCGATAAGTATCCATATAAGTCCCGTCTTTGAACGAGTAGTAATCATAGAAATACCGCGTACCTCTATCATCCTTCGTCTTGTAAAACACTTCCCATACGTAGTCATTCCCTAGCTTGCCTGGCATAACACGTTCGATCTGACTGGTAGCAGCTTTCTTTAGAACAGCTTCTCTAGCACCCGCTTCCGTAAATGCACCTTCCGTCATTTCTGTATGAACAGATTGATCATTCACCCAGGCAATGAGCGATTGTCCTAGTTTATTCTCGCCATAAACAATTTGGAAGGCTTCATCCCCATAGAAGAAATCAACCTTCGTAGCTTTCGTCATCATACTGTTCTCATACGCTTTCTCGACAGCAACACGCTTCTCATCCCAATGTTCATTTTGAATGTTGAGATAAAAGCGGCTAAGCACAACGCCAAGCGTTCCTACGATAAAAACGCCTAGCATAATCGTTCGCTTCGCATTCATGAAGCTGTGTACCTCCCTTAAATCGACTCCCGCGGCTTGAAGTTAGCCTCTCAATCTATCGAAGCAAATTTCGAATTCACGTTTAATTTTTTCTTCATCTAATGTTAAGCATTCGCCTTTACGCACGATCCATGTACCGTCTACACAGACATCAACGACATCTTTTGCACTTGCTGAGTACACAATGTGGGAGACGAAATCTGTTTTTGGCAAGAAATGCGGCTGATCAATATCCAGCGCGATGAAGTCAGCTTTCATGCCAGGCTCTAAAGAACCTACGTTATCCAACCAGATCGACTCTGCACCCATCCGTGTACCAAGCAACAGGGCTTCTTTCGCAGGAATGGCTAGTGGATCGCCTGAAACACCTTTATGAATCAAAGCGGCTAGCCGCATCTCTTCAAACATATCTAA
This window encodes:
- a CDS encoding cell wall elongation regulator TseB-like domain-containing protein, which codes for MNAKRTIMLGVFIVGTLGVVLSRFYLNIQNEHWDEKRVAVEKAYENSMMTKATKVDFFYGDEAFQIVYGENKLGQSLIAWVNDQSVHTEMTEGAFTEAGAREAVLKKAATSQIERVMPGKLGNDYVWEVFYKTKDDRGTRYFYDYYSFKDGTYMDTYRLSLH